A window of Sporosarcina luteola genomic DNA:
AAAGAATGCCAGCAAAAAATATCAGTATTGAGGTAAAAGAAGTTGTCCGGAATGAGGAGTTCGCAAACCGTGTGGAGAAGATTCATCTTCACTTCCTCATTGAAAGGGAAACGATTAAAGACGAACAGATGGAGAAGATCATGCAATTGACAGCGAAGAACTGTTCAATGCTCCAATCGGTCATCGATTCAATCGAAGTTGTCGAGACATATGAATTTTTGTAATAAATGAATAAGGCCCAGTCCATATCTGATATCAGAATACGGCTGGGCCTTTACGTATGAATGGAACCTTCACTTTCATTTTGCATATAATTCGTAGGCGTTTATCGGCTAGGGCCGTCAAACGTTAACGGATCCCCTCCTTTTCGTAAGGATTCGATTCGTCTCTACACTACGGCCTCCTTTTCCAATTGATTACTTGTAGTATAGCATGTTGTTTTTCTATTGTAAAGATTTTGTTTAGCAGAATTATCGTTTTATATTGACAACCTTCTGCTTCATTGAAAAAAACCTGTAATTCGTATACGATTACAATGACGAAAAGAGGTGTACTTCTTGGACAACAAGCAAAGCAACAGTCATGTAAACGAGTTGAAAAATCGTCTCCATCAATTTTTGGAGAAGCTTGAATCGATTGAACCCGAAACAACAGACCTCGATGATATCGATCAGCTTATCGGTTTGGTCGATGAACTGGAAAACCAGATGAATAAACTAAAAAAAGATCAATGATGCTCTAGGGGGAAATGGGAATGTACATAGAACAGCTTGAGAAAAGTATGTATGACCTTATTTGCGAAACGTCCACAAATCTTCCGAAGGATGTCCGTCGTGCAGTAAAGGCGGCCAGAGAACAAGAAGACGCAGGCACTCGGGCTGCAATGAGCCTTGATACAATAGCGAAGAATATTAATATGGCAGATGATAAACTCTCTCCAATTTGCCAAGACACAGGATTGCCGACATTTAAAATCAAAACCCCAGTTGGAGTCAATCAATTGGAGATCAAGGCAGCCATCAAAAAAGCGCTCGTTCAAGCAACGATAGATGGCAAGCTGAGACCTAATGCTGTTGATTCATTAACTGGAGAAAACAGTGGCGATAATCTCGGCGAAGGCCTTCCAGTCATTAAATTCGAACAGTGGGAAAACGACCATATTGAAGTGAAATTGATTCTTAAAGGCGGCGGCTGTGAGAATAAAAACATCCAATATAGCCTGCCGACGGAGTTGGACGGTTTAGGCCGTGCGGGCCGAGATCTTGACGGCATCCGCAAATGCATCCTCCACTCCGTTTATCAAGCGCAAGGGCAAGGCTGTTCCGCGGGCTTCATCGGAGTCGGCATCGGCGGCGACCGGACATCGGGCTATGAGCTAGCGAAAGACCAACTATTCCGTGCGGTGGATGATATAAATCCGAACGCAGAGCTCGCACAATTGGAATCTTATATACTCGAGTCTGCAAATAAACTCGGCATCGGCACAATGGGCTTCGGCGGCGAGGCAACATTACTAGGATGTAAAATTGGTGTCATGCACCGCATCCCGGCCAGCTTCTATGTTTCCGTCGCATACAATTGCTGGGCTTACCGCCGGATGGCTGTAGATCTCGATCCGGCAACAGGCTCCGTTACAAATTGGCATTACAATGAAGGTGAAAAGCTTTCATTCGAACAAGATGAAGGACAAGCCGAAGTGAAACAGTCGTCCCGCGTCGTCGAACTGACTGCCCCTATCAGCGAAGAGCAGATCCGTGACCTGAAAGTCGGGGATGTCGTTAAAATCAGCGGCCGCATGTATACGGGACGCGATGCAATCCATAAGCATCTTTCGGAGAATGACGCACCAGTCGACTTAGATGGCCAGATCATCTACCATTGCGGACCGGTCGTGTTGAAAAATGAGGACGGCGGATACGATATCGTAGCTGCGGGACCGACGACATCTATTCGTGAAGAGCCATACCAAGGTGACATCATGAAGAAATTCGGAATCCGTGCCGTAATTGGAAAAGGCGGAATGGGACCAAAAACACTTGCTGCTCTGCAGGAACATGGCGGGGTGTACTTGAACGCAATCGGCGGAGCTGCACAATATTATGCAGACTGCATTAAAGCGGTTGAAGGCGTTGATCTTCTCCAATTCGGCATTCCGGAAGCGATGTGGCATTTACGTGTCGAGGACTTTACAGCCGTCGTCACGATGGATTCACACGGAAACAGCCTGCACGCAGACGTAGATCAATCGTCGCTTGAAAAACTATCCCAATTCAAAGAAAAGGTTTTTAGCTAATTGACTTTAACCCGGCACATCGTTACTGATGTGCCGTCAGAGTGTCTACAAAAGGGATGGAAATCGAATTGATTTCCATCCCTTTTGTATTATAAGACGCATTGATGCAAAAACGTTAGACTGACGCGACGTTGATTTCCGTTCCGGGCGGACGCTTTCCGGGGGGCTTGCCCTCAGCCTCCTCGGATGTGCTCCCAACGCTATCGCTTTTGGTCGCAAAAGCCGTTCTTCGTTACGGCTTTTCCTGCGGGGTCTTCACGCTGCGCTAATCCCCCAGGAGTCGCCGCCCTGCACTCCAATCAACTGGAAATCCTTTAAGACAGGGGTATCATTTCAGCTCCATAGCCGGCGCTCTCCACGTCCAACTGGCCAGCTTCTTAAGATTTAAGGCAGCAAAAGTCAGCATCGCCTGCATGGACATTTTATTAAGTCCCCTGAGGGTTGTCCATCGTATGCCATGCTTTTCTTTGGCATCGGCAAAGACAATAAGAATCTTTACTAATGGATAGATGAAGGAAAAATCAAGGGTGGCATCCAGTTTGCGCACCAGCTGGTCATGAGGAACCAACTGCTCTATGGTCAGCATTTCCAACTGTTCGCGTTCATTAATTTGATTCCTTGTCATCATATCCATCACCTCATTCAGTTAATAGAAAACACCGTTGATTGGAGCGGAGAGCGGCGACTCCTGCAGGAACAGCGCGAGCTGAAGACCCTGGACTGAGCGAAAGCCGTTACGAAGAACGGCTTTTGCGAGCACAAGCGAAGCGTTGCGAGCATAGGCTGCCTTAATTTCTGCAAAGAACGCAGAAATACGGCAAATCGAACCCTACGTTGTTCGATTGGCTGAAGCCGTGCCCGCGGAAAGCGTCCGCTCGCAGCGCAA
This region includes:
- a CDS encoding OsmC family protein, which translates into the protein MKFDMTENGFETETSFGKLQISANDKYGFRPYQLLVSSIAVCSGGVLRKILERKRMPAKNISIEVKEVVRNEEFANRVEKIHLHFLIERETIKDEQMEKIMQLTAKNCSMLQSVIDSIEVVETYEFL
- a CDS encoding SE1561 family protein, whose protein sequence is MDNKQSNSHVNELKNRLHQFLEKLESIEPETTDLDDIDQLIGLVDELENQMNKLKKDQ
- a CDS encoding fumarate hydratase, producing MYIEQLEKSMYDLICETSTNLPKDVRRAVKAAREQEDAGTRAAMSLDTIAKNINMADDKLSPICQDTGLPTFKIKTPVGVNQLEIKAAIKKALVQATIDGKLRPNAVDSLTGENSGDNLGEGLPVIKFEQWENDHIEVKLILKGGGCENKNIQYSLPTELDGLGRAGRDLDGIRKCILHSVYQAQGQGCSAGFIGVGIGGDRTSGYELAKDQLFRAVDDINPNAELAQLESYILESANKLGIGTMGFGGEATLLGCKIGVMHRIPASFYVSVAYNCWAYRRMAVDLDPATGSVTNWHYNEGEKLSFEQDEGQAEVKQSSRVVELTAPISEEQIRDLKVGDVVKISGRMYTGRDAIHKHLSENDAPVDLDGQIIYHCGPVVLKNEDGGYDIVAAGPTTSIREEPYQGDIMKKFGIRAVIGKGGMGPKTLAALQEHGGVYLNAIGGAAQYYADCIKAVEGVDLLQFGIPEAMWHLRVEDFTAVVTMDSHGNSLHADVDQSSLEKLSQFKEKVFS